The following DNA comes from Mycoplasma phocoenae.
AAATTGGTTTTAAAGAAAGATTCTAATTCAATAACTGCATCTCTAGTTAGTACGTCCGCTTTTAATCTTTTTGTAATTAAATTAATGATTTTAGAAATTTTAGATGTTTCTTGCGCAATATGTAATCTACTTGTTTTTTGATATTGTTGTCTTTCGTATTCATACATTAATTTTTCTAAAGGATTTGTAATAGCGAATTGTTCATCACAAATTTTGTTAGTTGCTGCTACAAATACGCTTTTAGCTTGCGAATTGTCTTCACCTTCTTTGAAATCATTAATAAGTTTTTGCTGTAATTCTTGAGCTTTTTTTAGTAAATCGGGTGAATTAAGAATTTGGTTGTACTCATTAAATGCTAATTCAAGCTCTTCAACGCTATTTGCACAATTAACTAAAACTTCTGCTTGAAGTTTTTTAATCAAGTTTCTTTGTTCAATCATTTTACTTACAGGTAACTCATTATTGTTTAAAATGTCGCTATCACCTTTAAGTAATTGTTCTGCATATTGTAATTCTTTTTCTAGACGTTTTTTGTCTTCTGGTAATAATTTATCTTTATTGTCTTTTAAAAAGTTTTTAGCTTTTTCAGTTTCTGAATCCAATTCTTTAAATGATGTTGTTTCTGCTTTTGGAATAGTTGCTTCTGAATTTGAGTGAAGAAGTGGTACTGTAATAGCTAAAGCTGCGGCAGGTATAATACCCAATAGAGCTAATAAAGCCATCTTTTTATTTTTTTTGTTTTTCATGTTTCCTACTTTCATTAGTTTAGTGGTTATTTGTTAAAGAAATTAAACAACCCATGAACTCTTTGATCAACAGTTCAAAGTAATCCGTCTTTAAACGAGTTTTTGTAAATTAAGAAATCAGCTATAAATGCTATTGACACAGCTATAATAGCTAACAAAATAATCACAAATAAAATCGCTAAAATTTTTTTAAATATTTTTTTCTTTGGTTTCTGGTTATTCAAATTTTCTTGAATAATTTGCGAATCTGCCATAATGCCTCCTTTTTTTTCTGTGTAAATATTTATTTAAAAAGTATAACACTATAAGTGTTTTTTAAAAAATTTAAAGTTTTTTATAGAAAAAAAACAGTTTTTATAACGAAATATTCTCATTTTTGTGTGTAATAAAAATCATAAAAACTATTTATAATTGTGATTTTTTTCCTAAAAAAACAAAAACCAATTATTTTAATCGGTTTTTGTAGTATCTTTTTTGGCTATTTTTTTTGGTTTTTTTTCAATGTTTGTTTTGTGGTTTGATTTGGTTTTTTTAGTGTTTTCATTAACTAATAATATCGTTGATAGTACAACAACATTTCTACGTTTTTCTTTGTAAAAATAAGGTTCTAATCTATCTTTAATCAATTGTTTTAATTCAGGTATTGTTCAATTATCTTTATTTCTAATTGTGTATAAAACAGCACTGTGAACTAATCTTTTTGTTTCATCTAATAATTCTGTTGAGTTCTTCACATAGAAAGCTCCTCTTGAAACAATTCTTGGTCTACCGTGAATAATTTTCTTTTGTTTATTAATTGCAATAATTACATGTACAAAACCATTCGTGCCTAACTCTGTTCTTTCTTTTATTATGTTAGAGTTAATTTTAGATACTATTTCACCATCTATAAATACTGGTCCAACATGAATTTTTTCATTTGATAAAGTTACTTTGTGATTTTTTAGTTCATATACTTCACCAAGTTTAGCAATAATAATGTTTTCCTTTGGAACACCACATTCAGTAGCTGTATGTCCATGAACTACACTCATCCTGTATTCACCATGATAGGGCATAAAATACTTAGGTTTTGTTTTGTTAAATATTGTTATATGTTCATCTTTATAAGCATGTCCAGATGTATGTAAATAACCGTCTACACCATTTTCTTTTATTATTGCACCTAATTTGTACAATCTGTTAACTAGTAATTCTATTTTTGATCTATTACCAGGAATTGGGCTAGAAGAAAATATAATAACATCATCTTTTTTAATTTCAATTTGAGGGTGTTTACCAAAACTCATCTTAGCAAGTCCTGCTAATTCTTCACCTTGAGAACCAGTTGTTAAAATTAATAATTCATTCTCGTCAAATTTTTTCACATGTTTTTTATCGATAAAAATTTCATCTGGTGCATCGATATATCCTAAACGCCTACCAATTTGAATACCCTGAGTCATACTTCTACCGAAGGCAACAACTTTTTTATTCAATTTAGCACCTAATTCAATAATTGCTTTGATACGTGTTAAATTAGAAGCGAATGCAGTAACAATAATTTTTCTTTTTGCATTAAGCATTATTGATTCAATATCACTTAATATGTCCTTTTCACTTGGCGAGTGGTTAGGACGCATAGCATTAGTTGAATCACTTAATAAAATATCCAATCCTTCTTTACCCATTTGTTCTAATTTTGTAAAGTCTGTTAGATTACCGATTGGTGTGTAATCAAAACGGAAATCACCAGTACACATTATTGAACCGTTTGGGGTTGTAAAACGAATACCAAATGCATCAGGAATTGAGTGTTGTGCTGTTCATACATCTACCACAACATCGTCAAATACAAATTTTGAATCTTTTTCTAGTTCAAAAAATTCAATATCATTTTTGATTTTTAAATCAGCAAATTTTAATTTTAAATACTGAATAGCAATTCTAGGTGCATATACTCTTTTTACGTCTACTTGTTGTACTAAATATGGTACTCCACCAATGTGATCTTCATGTCCGTGTGTTATAAAAACACCTTGAACTTTTGAAGTATTTTGTTTTAAGTATTCAAAATCTGGAATACTTCCTTTAATACCAGTTGTAAATGCGTCCATGAATTTAATCCCACAATCTAAAACAAATATTTTATCGTTGTGTTCAATTCCCAGGGTTGATTTTCCAATTTCTTGCATCCCCCCCATACCTCATAATTTGGTTGGTTTCATAATTCTCCTATATTTAAATGATTTTAATAAAGTTAGTGTTTTTAATCGCAGTTAAAATTAACTTAATTATATATAAAAATATTATTAATAAGTAAAAAACAAAATTACAATTTTTTTTAGTTTATTTTATAATTTGTTTATTACAAACTTAGGAGAATTATATGCATAATCATAATCACGACAATGATTTAAAAAATTTAAACAATATAAGTATTATTTTTTACATCAGTATTGTATTGAATTTATTATTCACTATTACTGAGTATGTTATGGGTTACATTACTGATTCACTTTCATTAATTGCGGATGCTACTCATAATTTTGGAGACGTAGGAAGCTTAATCATAGCTTTAATAGCTCACAAATTATTACAAAAAGCATCTAATAAATTTTATACTTATGGTTATAAAAGAATCTCAATAACGGCAGCGTTAGTAAATGCAATCATATTAATTGTTTTGTCAATAAATATTGGTATTAGTGCTATTGAAAGATTCACGGGAACGCCGCAATTAGTTGGACTTCAAATAATTATTACTTCAGCAGTCGGAGTTGTGATCAATACTCTTTCAGCTTTATTGTTTTGAAAATCACAAAAATCAGACATTAACATAAAAGGGGCGTTTTTACATTTATTGATTGATTCGTTAGTATCAGTATCTGTACTTGTTTCAGGAATAATTATTCAATTTACTGGTTGAAATCTTATTGATCCAATTATGAGTATATTAATTTCAGTAGTAATATTACTTTCAACCTGAAAATTATTACGCGAAAGCTTTAAATTATCATTAGATGCCGTGCCTAATGGCATAAACGTTTCTGAGATAGAATCAATGATTTTAGAAAATCAAAAAATTAAATATATTCATCATTTACATATTTGAGCATTGAGTTCAAGAGTAAACGCTTCAACAGTTCATGTTGTTTTAAAAGAAGAAATACCTTTTGAAGATTTTTTTGAAATTAAAAAAGATATCAAAAATAAAATGAGAAACAAAAATATAAAACACATAACAATCGAAATTGACAAGCCAAGATATTAAATATTTGTAAAAATTTGTTAAAATTTATTAACTATTATTATATTAAAAGAAGGAAAAAATGACAGAAGATTCCCAGAATTTATTTTTATTAACTGCAAATGCAGCAAACTCTCAAACACCTAGTTCAGTAGCAATACAAGTTGTATTGTTGTGTGTGCTAATACTGCTTTTAATTACATCAGCCATAGTGTCTGGTTGTGAAACAGCGTATACTTCAATTTCACTACCTAAAATTGAAAACATGATTGAAAAACAAGAAAGAGGGGCTAAGTTAATAAAAAAACATTTCACCTCTTTTAATCAAACATTGAGTACTATTTTATTTATTAATAACTTAGTAAACATTGCTTCATCTACTTTAACAGCGTATATATTAGGGTCATGACTTGGCGAAGGTTCTAATTTAGTACCAATTATATCAACTGTAGTCTTAACACCAATTATTGTTGTATTCAGTGAAATATTGCCAAAATTACTAGCTAAACAACATACAATCGGATATTTAAAAATATTTGTATATTTCATCCATGTTTTATACATTATTTCTTGACCAATAACATTCGTAATTTCAAAACTGGGTAAAGAGGTATTAGTAACTAACTCAGAAGATGAAATCAAGTCAATTATTAATATTGCCAGCGACGAAGGTGTACTTGAAACAAATGAATCTATACTTACTCAAAATGCTTTAGACTTAGATTCAACCAAAATTAACAGTCACTATGTTAAATTAAAGGATGTAACATGTATAGGCGCAAACGCTTCATTAAAAGAGGCTTTTGAAGTTTTTGAAAAAACTCAATACTCCAGATTACCAATCATGAAAGACAATATGTTAATTGGTATTGTACACTTGAAAGACATATTCAATAAAAAAACAGGCAGGGTTATTGCTTACTTAAAACCAGTACCTACCATCTCAGTACACTCATCGCTTTCTAGCGCATTAGAAAAAATGAGATTAAATAGAGTTCAAATGGCTTTTGTTACTCCGAATAATTCAAGTAATGAAATCAAAGGTATTATCACTATTGAAGACATAATTGAAGAATTAGTTGGTGAAATTTATGATGAATTCGACAACGATGAAGATATATATGAAATTTCATTACAAAAATCAAGAACAAAAGGTTCGATTAATTTAAAAACATTATTCAAACAACTTGACATTGAAAATGAAATTAATGAAAATGAAGAAGAAATGGAAGTGGCTGATTGATTATCAATGAAGTTAGGTCACAACATTAGAAAGCATGACCGTTTTGTTTTAGATGATGAGATTGCATTTAAAGTCTTAGAAAATGATGACAATAATGATAACATTATCATAGAAATAAATATTTTATAAAGAGGTTAATAATGAACAAAAAAAGATGTTTACTAAAAAACAGATGAATGCAAGTTATGCTATTAAATGCGTTTTTAGGTTTTTTAGGAGTTGACAGATTTTACACAAAAAAATATTATTTAGGTGTTGCTAAATTCTTGTCATTGGGTGGCTTATTTATATGAGTGATCATTGATTGCATATTATTAATGTTTGAAAAATACAAAGATGGCAATGACAACTATATAAAATATTAAAAAGTAGCGCTTAGTAGCGCTGCTTTTTTTATTTATCTTGTATTGAATCAATACCCGGCATTTGTTTATTTTGAATATATTCTAAACTAGCACCACCGCCTGTGGAAATAAACGAAAATTTGTTTTCATAATGTAATTTTTTAATTGCAGCGACAGAATCTCCTCCGCCGACAATTGAATAAGCGTCTTCGTTTTTGGCGATTGCTATTGCAATTTGTTCAGTACCTTTTGAATAATTTTCAAACTCACACACACCAAGAGGACCGTTTCAAAATATTGTTTTGGCATTCGCAATAATGTTTGAAAATTCTCTGATAGTTTCTTTACCAATATCCATACCTTCATAATTATCATCAATATGTGAGTCAATAGCATTTGTATATAAAGGGACTGAATTTGTAAATGTTTTAGATATTGCATTATCACACGGTAAAACAATTTTATCTTTGTATTTTTCTAGCAATTTTTTTGCTAATGCTACATACTCAGGTTCAGATAATGACTTACCTATTTTAACGTTTCTTGCTAAGTTAAATGTGTAGGCCATTGCACCACCAATCAATACTTTGTCAGCCTTGTTTAATAATGTTTCCAGCACTTGTATTTTGTCACTAATTTTTGCTCCACCAATGATTGCTAAATAAGGTCTTGCAGGGTTTTTTAATTTATTCAAATGTTCTATTTCATTTTCTACCAAAAAACCAATTGCAGATTCTTTAATATTTTCTGCAATTCCAGCATTGGATGCATGAGCTCTATGGGTAATGCCGAATGCATCGTTTATAAACACATCACCTAAAGAAGCTCAATATTTTGATAATTCGTCATTTTTCTTTGATTCAGCTTTGTTTTCTAAATCCATGAACCTTGTATTTTCAATAAATAAAATTTCATTGTTTTCCATTTGGTCAATAAATTTTTTAATTTCATCACCAGTAGTTTTTTCAATAAAAGTGACTTTGTTATTCACAAACTTTTTAAAACATTCTACAACTGGTTTTAAACTTTTTGATTTTAAATCTTCTTTAGTTTTTATCCTTGATAAATGTGACAATATAATCAATTTTGCATTTTGTTTTAATATATATTTTATTGTTGGCAATGCAGCTAAAATTCTGTTATCGTCAGCAACAATTAATTTGTCATCATTAGAAACTAATGGTACGTTAAAATCCACTCTCAATAATACTTTTTTGTTTGTTAAATCAATATCTTTAATAGTTTTTTTCATTTGATTACCTCATTTATATTTAAAATTATACATTGCTTTGAATGTATTAAATATATATAGAACAACTCAATACAGTCAATAATCATTTAATAAACACAATAACCACAAATATAAGATAAATTAATCTATAATTTTATATATAAATTTTTAATTATCACAGTATAAACGGAGGGAAAATGGGAGTTAAAACTAAAGATATACGTCGTAACGATGATATTGCGACTATAAGTACAACAAAATTAGTTAAAGATTTTGTGATTTTTAGTAAGGATAAGAGAGTCAGAAAATATCCTGAAAACGAATTATTTAATATATTTAAAAATATTGTTTGAATGTCTGAAGTAGACAGAAAAACAATCAATAAAAGAAATGAAATTCGAATGATTCAAAGTACAAATTTAATTAAATCCAAATCAAAGGATTTCAACTATCCAAAATGAAGTGCTGATCCAAAAAGTGAAAAAGTAACTGAAGTATCACTTATTAACAGATTAATAATTATTTCAGCAGCCATCTCAGCTTTAATATTATTAGTTGTATTGATATTATTTTTAACAGGCGCAATAGGAAATTAAGATGAATGATATGTTAATTGTTGCTAATTTCATTATTTTATCAATAATCTTTGTTGGTTTATCAGCTTGAATCTTTATTTGAATGTATAGAAAACAATTTATAAGCTCAGTAAGAAAAAATAAAGTAAGTAAAAGTACAAAAATTAGATTAATTCACCAATTAAATGAAAGTTTATTATCTTTATCCAAAAATAAAACAGGAGCAATAATTACTGTCGAAATGACTGATAAGCTAGATAATTTAAGAACTGATGGAGTAATCATAAATGCTAATATTTCAAGTTCATTAATTATCACTATATTTAATAAAAATACACCATTACACGATGGTGCTATTATCATCCGTGATAACAAAATTGTATATGCATCAACATACTATAAAATTACAAAAAAATCTGTAGATAATAAATACGGTGCACGTCATCGTGCTGCCTTAGGTATTAGTGAAATTTCTGACTCAGTTACATTTGTTGTTTCAGAAGAACACGGTGGAATATCCCTAGCCCATAATGGTTCACTGACACCAATTTTTAAAGAACAATTGCAAGAAACATTGGTAAACATTTTTAAAGAATATTAGTATTGGAGGTTTTATGAATAATGAATTAACTCTAAGCCAGTTAAAAAATGCACTCCAATTTAAAAATGTTCATTTAATTCAAAAATACGTTAGCATAACACCTAATGCTACTATTGCTGAACAAATAGAACTTTTAAATGAATACGAACGTGTATTCTTTTTTAGAATTGTAAACCCTAAAGATTCCGGGGAAATTTTTTCATATTTAGAACCAGAAATTCAAGAAGAAGTAATCAATAGTTTTACTGATAAGGAATTGGAAAGTATTTTAAACGATTTATATCTTGATGATATTGTTGATTTAATCGGAGAAATGCCTGCCAATATCAGTGTAAAAATATTACGAAACGTTAAAAATAAAGAAGACAGGCTCAAAATTAATAAATTATTAAAATATTCAGATGAAGCTGTTGGTTCGATTATGTCTGTTGATTTTATCTCTTTAAACGAATCAATGACTTGTTCAAAAGCGATTGAAACTATTCGCAGAAAAAGAGATGAAGCCGAATTAGTTCACTATTACGTTGTTACAAATGCAGAACAAGAAGTGGTTGGGGTAACAACGCTTGAAAACATTGTTTTTGTTGACACGAGAAGAGGAACATTGGTTCAAGAGGTTATTGAACCTGTTCAAGTCATTAATATTAATATGACTAAAGAGGAAGCAGCTGTAATATTTTCTGAACACGATATGAGTATATTACCCGTTGTAAATGATAAAAACAAACTACTTGGAATTATTACTGCCGACGACGTTATTGATGTTCTTCACGAAGAAGCTACTGAAGATATGTATAAAATGGCCGGGATTGCCAGTGATGAAGAAATATCATATGGTAAGGACACAATTAAAACCATTGTTAAATCACGTATATTTTGATTAATCATTTTAATGGTTGGTTCAACTTTATCTCAATTGGTTATTCAAATATTCCAAGATAAAATTGAAAATAGTACATACTTTGCAACAGCGATAAGTACAGCAATTGTTGTTTCAATGGTGCCTGTTATTTCCGGTACTGCTGGTAACGCTGGTGCTCAAGCAGCAACTACCGTTACTCGTGCACTTGCATTAAATGAAATAAAAGGTAATAAATGGAAGGTTATACGCTCTGAGTTGATTGGTGGTGCTATTATTGGTTTAATATTATTTGTTATAAATTTCGTTAGATTGATTTTATATTTTACAGCCACCGGAGATTTGGTTCATCCTGAAGAAGGTAAGATTACTCAATTAGGTATCATTATTATGTGTTTAGTATCAAGTTTATCAATGTTTTTAGCTGTAATATTCGCTAAATTCGTTGGTACAATAGTTCCTTTAATTGCATCTAAAATGAATAAAGATCCCGCTGTTATGTCAAGTCCTATCCTAGCAACTTTAACAGATGCTACTTCAACAGTTATATTCTTTGCAATAGCAATGGCATTATTTAAATTATTAATTTAAAAACAAAAAAAACAACTCGTCTTTATGAGTTGTTTTTAAAAATTATTTTTTAGATTTCTTTTGTTTTTTAATTTCTTTTAATTCATCATCGGTTAGTAAAACAAAATGTCCGTTTCCTAAATTTTGTCATTTAGGTTGGTTATCTGCTGAGTAATTATGAATTGAAGGGTCATATTCAGTTCCTAATAAAGAACCTTTTTCTCCAGTAATTGAAGGCACGGCTTCCAATAAAGATTTAGTATAAGGATGATATGAGTTTTTTGAAACTTCATGTGTAGGCCCTATTTCTAATAATACTCCTTTATTAATAACGGCGATACGGTCTGAAATGTATTCAACCATTCTTAAATCGTGCGCTATTAATAACATTGTTAAATCGAATCTTTCTTTAAGTTCTTTGAAAATATTAATAACTTGAGCTTGGATTGAAACATCAAGAGCAGATATAGGCTCATCAGCTATCAATAATTTAGGTTGGATAACTACTGAACGACTGATTCCTAAACGTTGTTGTTGTCCACCTGAAAATTCTAATGGATAACGGTTTAATACAGATTCATCTAATCCTACTTGTTTTAAAATGTCAATAATTAATTCATATCTTGCTTCTTTTTCGCTTTTTTTATTAGCCAATGCTCAATCAGATTTTCTTTCATCGAGATATGTTAAAGCTGAGTTGAAATTCTTATATTTTTTGTTTAATTCAATAACGTGTTCATAAATATTAGAATATATAAAATTGTAAGAAGAATCAATTGCATTATTATATTCTTTGTTATATAAATGAATTAATTGATCAATTTTTTTCAATCTAGCATTAATTGATTTTATTTGTTTATGCAATTCAGTAATTGTAACTCTATCATGTTCTAACATATAAATATGTTTAGCATTTTTTGTATTTTGCAAACCTTCACCAACTACTCTTTCCACGTTTGCATATGGGTTCAGTGAGTTAGTTGGATCTTGGAAAATCATTTGAACTTTATTGACCATAAAATTAATCATTTCTTTATGTTTTTTTGTGAAAGTGATACCTTTATTGATGTTTTTAGGAATAATTCTATCAATAATTTTTATAGAACCAAAGGCGTGTGGTGTTAATCCTATTAATGCTCTACCTGTTGTAGATTTACCTGAACCAGATTCACCAACTAAACCCAATATTTCACCTTCATAGATGTTCAATGATAAATCTTTAATGGCGGTAAATTTTTTTGCACCGAATCC
Coding sequences within:
- a CDS encoding ribonuclease J, encoding MKPTKLWGMGGMQEIGKSTLGIEHNDKIFVLDCGIKFMDAFTTGIKGSIPDFEYLKQNTSKVQGVFITHGHEDHIGGVPYLVQQVDVKRVYAPRIAIQYLKLKFADLKIKNDIEFFELEKDSKFVFDDVVVDVWTAQHSIPDAFGIRFTTPNGSIMCTGDFRFDYTPIGNLTDFTKLEQMGKEGLDILLSDSTNAMRPNHSPSEKDILSDIESIMLNAKRKIIVTAFASNLTRIKAIIELGAKLNKKVVAFGRSMTQGIQIGRRLGYIDAPDEIFIDKKHVKKFDENELLILTTGSQGEELAGLAKMSFGKHPQIEIKKDDVIIFSSSPIPGNRSKIELLVNRLYKLGAIIKENGVDGYLHTSGHAYKDEHITIFNKTKPKYFMPYHGEYRMSVVHGHTATECGVPKENIIIAKLGEVYELKNHKVTLSNEKIHVGPVFIDGEIVSKINSNIIKERTELGTNGFVHVIIAINKQKKIIHGRPRIVSRGAFYVKNSTELLDETKRLVHSAVLYTIRNKDNWTIPELKQLIKDRLEPYFYKEKRRNVVVLSTILLVNENTKKTKSNHKTNIEKKPKKIAKKDTTKTD
- a CDS encoding cation diffusion facilitator family transporter translates to MHNHNHDNDLKNLNNISIIFYISIVLNLLFTITEYVMGYITDSLSLIADATHNFGDVGSLIIALIAHKLLQKASNKFYTYGYKRISITAALVNAIILIVLSINIGISAIERFTGTPQLVGLQIIITSAVGVVINTLSALLFWKSQKSDINIKGAFLHLLIDSLVSVSVLVSGIIIQFTGWNLIDPIMSILISVVILLSTWKLLRESFKLSLDAVPNGINVSEIESMILENQKIKYIHHLHIWALSSRVNASTVHVVLKEEIPFEDFFEIKKDIKNKMRNKNIKHITIEIDKPRY
- a CDS encoding CNNM domain-containing protein, coding for MTEDSQNLFLLTANAANSQTPSSVAIQVVLLCVLILLLITSAIVSGCETAYTSISLPKIENMIEKQERGAKLIKKHFTSFNQTLSTILFINNLVNIASSTLTAYILGSWLGEGSNLVPIISTVVLTPIIVVFSEILPKLLAKQHTIGYLKIFVYFIHVLYIISWPITFVISKLGKEVLVTNSEDEIKSIINIASDEGVLETNESILTQNALDLDSTKINSHYVKLKDVTCIGANASLKEAFEVFEKTQYSRLPIMKDNMLIGIVHLKDIFNKKTGRVIAYLKPVPTISVHSSLSSALEKMRLNRVQMAFVTPNNSSNEIKGIITIEDIIEELVGEIYDEFDNDEDIYEISLQKSRTKGSINLKTLFKQLDIENEINENEEEMEVADWLSMKLGHNIRKHDRFVLDDEIAFKVLENDDNNDNIIIEINIL
- a CDS encoding TM2 domain-containing protein; amino-acid sequence: MNKKRCLLKNRWMQVMLLNAFLGFLGVDRFYTKKYYLGVAKFLSLGGLFIWVIIDCILLMFEKYKDGNDNYIKY
- a CDS encoding phosphoglycerate kinase yields the protein MKKTIKDIDLTNKKVLLRVDFNVPLVSNDDKLIVADDNRILAALPTIKYILKQNAKLIILSHLSRIKTKEDLKSKSLKPVVECFKKFVNNKVTFIEKTTGDEIKKFIDQMENNEILFIENTRFMDLENKAESKKNDELSKYWASLGDVFINDAFGITHRAHASNAGIAENIKESAIGFLVENEIEHLNKLKNPARPYLAIIGGAKISDKIQVLETLLNKADKVLIGGAMAYTFNLARNVKIGKSLSEPEYVALAKKLLEKYKDKIVLPCDNAISKTFTNSVPLYTNAIDSHIDDNYEGMDIGKETIREFSNIIANAKTIFWNGPLGVCEFENYSKGTEQIAIAIAKNEDAYSIVGGGDSVAAIKKLHYENKFSFISTGGGASLEYIQNKQMPGIDSIQDK
- a CDS encoding diadenylate cyclase; the encoded protein is MNDMLIVANFIILSIIFVGLSAWIFIWMYRKQFISSVRKNKVSKSTKIRLIHQLNESLLSLSKNKTGAIITVEMTDKLDNLRTDGVIINANISSSLIITIFNKNTPLHDGAIIIRDNKIVYASTYYKITKKSVDNKYGARHRAALGISEISDSVTFVVSEEHGGISLAHNGSLTPIFKEQLQETLVNIFKEY
- the mgtE gene encoding magnesium transporter, which encodes MNNELTLSQLKNALQFKNVHLIQKYVSITPNATIAEQIELLNEYERVFFFRIVNPKDSGEIFSYLEPEIQEEVINSFTDKELESILNDLYLDDIVDLIGEMPANISVKILRNVKNKEDRLKINKLLKYSDEAVGSIMSVDFISLNESMTCSKAIETIRRKRDEAELVHYYVVTNAEQEVVGVTTLENIVFVDTRRGTLVQEVIEPVQVININMTKEEAAVIFSEHDMSILPVVNDKNKLLGIITADDVIDVLHEEATEDMYKMAGIASDEEISYGKDTIKTIVKSRIFWLIILMVGSTLSQLVIQIFQDKIENSTYFATAISTAIVVSMVPVISGTAGNAGAQAATTVTRALALNEIKGNKWKVIRSELIGGAIIGLILFVINFVRLILYFTATGDLVHPEEGKITQLGIIIMCLVSSLSMFLAVIFAKFVGTIVPLIASKMNKDPAVMSSPILATLTDATSTVIFFAIAMALFKLLI
- a CDS encoding ABC transporter ATP-binding protein, with translation MKNIYCEKHWNKQVCRKPVDGLDEMLNAYPNKNNLVEMRHVDIEYGFGAKKFTAIKDLSLNIYEGEILGLVGESGSGKSTTGRALIGLTPHAFGSIKIIDRIIPKNINKGITFTKKHKEMINFMVNKVQMIFQDPTNSLNPYANVERVVGEGLQNTKNAKHIYMLEHDRVTITELHKQIKSINARLKKIDQLIHLYNKEYNNAIDSSYNFIYSNIYEHVIELNKKYKNFNSALTYLDERKSDWALANKKSEKEARYELIIDILKQVGLDESVLNRYPLEFSGGQQQRLGISRSVVIQPKLLIADEPISALDVSIQAQVINIFKELKERFDLTMLLIAHDLRMVEYISDRIAVINKGVLLEIGPTHEVSKNSYHPYTKSLLEAVPSITGEKGSLLGTEYDPSIHNYSADNQPKWQNLGNGHFVLLTDDELKEIKKQKKSKK